The DNA region CCCCCCCAAGAGCAACCCCACGCCCCACACGATCCACACCCCCCACTCCCATCCTCCGGTGGGCCAACGCCAGTACCAGGATGCGGGCTGCCACCATGCCATGAGCGTCCCCTTTTTGCTCCAAGAGATGCCCTGATTTTAGCATAACTCGCCCTGCTCCCCGCCCATCAGCCACGGCGAAACAGGCGAAAAACTTGGCGCTTTGATAGTGCCATGGTATAATGCAGCGTCCCTCGCCAGTGTGGCGAGGGCGTGTATTGCGTCGTGAATGTGCTCATCGGAGCACCTCTTCGCTGACGAACTTCAACTGAGGGATGAGACGATGAACTACCAGGAATTGTTGAAAGCCGTAGAAGCTCCCCCGAATCCAAATGTGCCTGACTTGCGCCCTGGGGATGTGATCGCTGTGCATCTGCGCATCAAGGAAGGCAACCGCGAGCGTATTCAGGTGTTCAAAGGCACGGTCATTCGGGTGCGCGGCGGTGGCAACGACGCCACCTTCACCGTCCGCCGCATCGCCAGCCACGGCATCGGCGTGGAGCGCACCTTTCTGTTACGCTCACCCCTGATCGAGAAGGTCGAGGTCTTCCAACACTCCAAGGTGCGCCGCGCGCGGCTGTACTATCTGCGCGGCCTCCGGGGCAAAAAAGCCCGCCTCAAGAGGAAGTTCAACTGACCATCCAAACGCCCGGCCTCCGGTCGGGCGTTTTGCTTTTTGCCAGCCCTCCCCCCAGAGAGCGGCACCGCCCCGTAGAGCTTCCCTCCCGTTGAAGGCCCTGCCCATCGGA from Anaerolineae bacterium includes:
- the rplS gene encoding 50S ribosomal protein L19, giving the protein MNYQELLKAVEAPPNPNVPDLRPGDVIAVHLRIKEGNRERIQVFKGTVIRVRGGGNDATFTVRRIASHGIGVERTFLLRSPLIEKVEVFQHSKVRRARLYYLRGLRGKKARLKRKFN